A window of Hymenobacter aerilatus contains these coding sequences:
- a CDS encoding SMP-30/gluconolactonase/LRE family protein — protein MKSTILFLLLLAMSILPTAAQTTGTPLLQVAEFGKHQPIGVAVSQQGRIFVTFPKKDKNYDYAVAEIVNGQRRPYPNAEWNQWDSLQARTRFVSVQTVFVDQEDNLWVLDPSNPGDEAPLIAGIKLLKINLKTNQVERVYRFEDIPRERSGLNDVRIDTRRQVAYLSDPKLAAIVVLDLKTGKSRLVLQGHKSTMAEPGYVLRIDGKEVKDKTGKPFSSNVNGIALTHDFEYFYYRAINQTKLYRIKTEYLRDASLNTQQVAQHVETVGETGISHGMIADAAGNVYLTDSPNHAVRRVTPAGHLETVTQDPRLHWPDTFAIGPDGYLYLTAAQINLTPKWNNGEDKVQYPFRLYKMKIGK, from the coding sequence ATGAAATCAACGATCCTTTTCCTGCTGCTCCTTGCTATGTCCATCCTACCTACCGCGGCCCAAACGACTGGCACGCCGCTGCTGCAAGTGGCCGAGTTTGGCAAGCACCAGCCCATTGGGGTAGCAGTGTCGCAGCAGGGACGCATTTTCGTGACGTTTCCAAAGAAGGACAAGAACTACGACTACGCTGTGGCGGAAATTGTGAACGGGCAGCGCCGCCCCTACCCCAACGCCGAGTGGAACCAATGGGACTCTCTGCAAGCGCGCACGCGCTTTGTGAGCGTGCAGACGGTTTTTGTAGATCAGGAAGATAATTTGTGGGTATTGGACCCATCGAATCCTGGTGATGAGGCGCCGTTGATTGCGGGCATTAAGCTTCTAAAAATCAACCTAAAGACCAACCAGGTGGAGCGTGTCTACCGCTTCGAGGACATTCCGCGCGAGCGGAGCGGCCTCAACGACGTGCGCATCGACACGCGCCGGCAGGTTGCCTACCTCTCCGACCCTAAGCTGGCGGCCATCGTGGTGCTCGACCTGAAAACTGGCAAGAGTCGCCTAGTGCTGCAAGGCCACAAATCGACGATGGCCGAGCCGGGCTACGTGCTGCGCATCGACGGCAAAGAAGTGAAAGACAAAACTGGCAAGCCATTCAGCAGCAACGTCAACGGCATTGCCCTGACCCACGATTTCGAGTATTTCTACTACCGCGCCATCAACCAGACCAAGCTTTATCGCATCAAAACCGAGTACCTGCGCGATGCCAGCCTGAACACGCAGCAGGTAGCCCAACATGTGGAAACGGTAGGCGAAACCGGCATTTCGCACGGCATGATTGCCGACGCGGCTGGCAACGTCTACCTCACCGACTCGCCCAACCACGCCGTGCGCCGCGTGACACCCGCCGGCCACCTCGAAACCGTGACCCAGGACCCGCGCCTACATTGGCCCGACACCTTCGCCATCGGCCCCGACGGCTACCTCTACCTCACGGCTGCCCAAATCAACCTAACGCCCAAGTGGAACAACGGCGAGGATAAGGTGCAGTACCCGTTTCGGCTGTATAAGATGAAGATCGGGAAGTAG
- a CDS encoding ATP-dependent nuclease, translating into MYIESLYIKNFRSIDYLHLKLTKGKNVVVGKNNAGKSNIVKALDISFGSKNPLYTDITYTDFHEHEQGPCEDFWILSQLRETDINEEELSKIKGIYRGKLNGVPFRSTKGKIDIVPEHSVFDADVYFHKNYLDKTYFKPKSNLDLLINSIKKSKSIMVLFYAKACLDIDTTYEKEYRFFYQEEVSEESGVSQKDAPWYVLWGISPIFRDALITSAILPAFREPVNQLKPNTWSWYGKLLRKVWNDKKSHKINEDTDIENVLKKALSVVEEIGNNVYNALAKDISKKIKVAFNETSINFQYFHDPKEIYKQVQVFVNDGFNSNLQNKGSGIQSAVIIGLFSYYCSLFHQNATILAIEEPELYLHPQARRVISNRLSEFVNTNPDKQNQVIVITHSTEFIKAGELSNISVIKKINGRTQSNYLNISSADKSQIQTLLRSENSEMFFADAVIICEGGEKFILPVIVDSIVKGNEYLDECNVSIARANGKNDIAKITRVLKECGIPYYALADLDYLFEGIETTLHTDIGEIRSEKTKFIDEWESKNLKKRLLDPEKSIDAKSFCHMMDTVSQDNSRLP; encoded by the coding sequence ATGTATATAGAATCGCTTTATATTAAAAATTTTAGAAGCATAGATTATTTGCATTTAAAATTAACGAAGGGCAAAAACGTCGTCGTTGGAAAAAACAACGCAGGAAAGAGCAATATAGTAAAAGCTCTAGATATAAGTTTTGGCAGTAAAAATCCTTTATACACAGATATTACTTATACCGATTTTCACGAACATGAGCAAGGCCCTTGCGAAGACTTCTGGATCCTTAGCCAATTAAGAGAAACAGATATTAACGAGGAAGAATTATCAAAGATAAAAGGAATATATAGAGGCAAATTAAATGGAGTTCCATTTCGAAGTACGAAAGGCAAAATAGATATAGTTCCTGAACATTCAGTATTCGATGCTGATGTATATTTTCACAAAAATTATTTGGATAAAACTTATTTCAAACCAAAAAGTAATTTAGATTTATTGATTAATTCCATTAAAAAATCTAAAAGTATAATGGTATTATTTTATGCAAAAGCTTGTCTTGATATAGATACAACATACGAAAAGGAGTATAGGTTTTTCTATCAAGAGGAAGTATCCGAAGAATCAGGTGTATCTCAGAAAGACGCACCTTGGTATGTACTTTGGGGAATATCACCCATTTTCAGGGATGCTCTTATCACTAGCGCCATTCTACCAGCATTCCGAGAGCCTGTAAACCAGCTTAAGCCAAACACGTGGTCTTGGTATGGGAAGCTATTAAGAAAAGTTTGGAACGATAAAAAGAGTCATAAGATTAATGAAGACACTGATATTGAGAATGTTTTAAAAAAGGCATTGAGCGTAGTAGAAGAAATAGGCAACAATGTTTATAATGCACTTGCTAAAGATATAAGCAAAAAAATAAAGGTTGCCTTTAATGAAACGTCTATAAACTTTCAGTATTTCCATGATCCTAAGGAAATATATAAACAAGTTCAAGTATTCGTAAATGATGGATTCAACTCAAATTTACAGAATAAAGGGTCGGGAATTCAGAGTGCTGTCATTATCGGACTATTCTCTTACTATTGCAGTCTATTTCACCAAAACGCTACTATTCTGGCTATTGAAGAACCAGAACTCTATTTGCACCCTCAAGCAAGACGTGTAATTTCAAATAGGCTTAGTGAGTTTGTTAATACAAATCCAGATAAGCAAAACCAAGTTATCGTTATTACTCACTCAACTGAATTTATAAAAGCTGGCGAGTTAAGCAATATATCAGTTATTAAAAAAATAAATGGAAGAACACAATCTAACTATTTAAATATTTCATCAGCTGACAAAAGTCAGATACAAACTTTATTAAGAAGTGAAAATAGCGAAATGTTTTTCGCTGACGCAGTAATTATATGCGAAGGAGGAGAAAAGTTTATACTTCCTGTAATAGTTGATAGCATAGTAAAAGGCAATGAATATTTGGATGAATGTAATGTCAGCATAGCTAGAGCAAACGGCAAAAACGACATAGCAAAAATCACAAGGGTGCTTAAAGAATGTGGAATACCATATTATGCATTAGCTGACCTAGACTATCTTTTTGAAGGAATTGAAACTACACTTCATACCGACATCGGAGAAATACGAAGTGAAAAGACAAAATTCATAGATGAATGGGAGAGTAAAAACCTAAAAAAGCGTCTTTTAGATCCTGAAAAAAGCATTGATGCTAAATCATTCTGCCATATGATGGACACGGTCTCACAAGACAATTCTAGGCTACCATAA
- a CDS encoding UDP-N-acetylmuramoyl-tripeptide--D-alanyl-D-alanine ligase — MVDTAALYARFLQCTAVSTDSRQAQDNTLFFALNGPSFRGRDFAPQALAQGARHAVVDDAALAAQDPEHYTYAPDPLLALQEVAQYHRQQLQIPVLAITGSNGKTTTKELINAVLSRRYRVQYTRGNLNNHIGVPLTLLSIRPGEHELAIVEMGANHQGEIAQLCELAAPTHGLLTNIGRAHLEGFGGAEGVAKGKGELLLYLAAHNGTAFINTTDAKIVERAIGVDRQVSYPGANDLYPATLLPGPDSAVRLRLFDGTEVTAQITGDYNFPNLAAAAAVGAYFEVPTPDIAAALAAYAPTNNRSQLVQTGRNEIVLDAYNANPSSMAAALRSFAARPTQASGKVVILGDMFELGEESAAEHAEIGHILADLPIDTVIVIGQEMKNAALTNIAAKHFVTKSEAADWLKQQPLQNQLILIKGSRGMGLETLLELV, encoded by the coding sequence ATGGTAGATACAGCGGCCCTCTACGCCCGGTTCCTTCAGTGCACCGCCGTCAGCACCGACTCGCGCCAGGCGCAAGACAATACCTTATTTTTTGCATTGAACGGTCCCAGCTTCCGGGGCCGCGACTTCGCCCCGCAGGCTCTAGCCCAGGGTGCCCGCCACGCCGTCGTCGACGATGCTGCTCTGGCTGCCCAGGACCCCGAGCACTATACCTACGCACCCGACCCGCTGTTGGCTTTGCAGGAGGTAGCGCAGTACCACCGCCAGCAACTACAGATTCCGGTGCTGGCCATCACGGGTTCCAACGGCAAAACCACTACGAAAGAGCTGATTAACGCGGTACTGAGCCGACGCTACCGGGTACAATACACGCGCGGCAACCTCAACAACCACATCGGCGTGCCGCTCACGCTGCTCAGCATCCGGCCCGGGGAGCACGAGCTGGCCATTGTAGAAATGGGGGCCAACCATCAGGGCGAAATTGCGCAGCTCTGCGAGCTGGCCGCCCCTACCCATGGCCTGCTCACCAACATCGGCCGCGCCCACCTCGAAGGGTTTGGCGGCGCCGAGGGGGTAGCCAAGGGCAAAGGCGAGCTGCTGCTCTACCTGGCCGCGCACAATGGCACGGCTTTCATAAACACCACGGACGCCAAAATTGTCGAGCGGGCCATTGGGGTAGACCGGCAGGTGTCCTACCCTGGTGCCAACGACTTGTACCCCGCTACACTGCTTCCCGGTCCCGATTCCGCCGTGCGTCTCCGCTTGTTCGACGGCACCGAGGTAACAGCCCAGATTACCGGCGACTACAACTTCCCCAACTTGGCCGCCGCCGCTGCCGTCGGTGCATATTTCGAGGTGCCTACCCCGGATATTGCCGCTGCTCTAGCTGCCTACGCGCCCACCAACAACCGCTCCCAGCTGGTGCAAACGGGTCGCAATGAAATAGTGCTCGACGCCTACAATGCCAACCCCAGCAGCATGGCCGCCGCCCTGCGCAGCTTCGCCGCCCGCCCTACCCAGGCTAGCGGTAAGGTGGTTATCCTGGGCGACATGTTTGAGCTAGGCGAGGAAAGCGCCGCCGAGCACGCTGAAATAGGTCATATACTTGCCGATCTACCTATCGACACAGTAATAGTGATTGGTCAGGAAATGAAGAATGCAGCACTAACGAATATTGCTGCAAAACACTTCGTCACCAAATCCGAAGCCGCCGACTGGCTGAAACAACAGCCGCTTCAGAATCAGCTGATTCTGATTAAAGGCTCGCGCGGTATGGGGCTGGAAACGCTGTTGGAGCTGGTGTAG
- a CDS encoding isoaspartyl peptidase/L-asparaginase family protein, giving the protein MSNRRKFIKSSAAGLALLATKPVAAAALPPAGKVKNKPLAIATWNDGVPANQAAWQVLSKGGRALDAVEAGVRVTEDSQNCCVGLGGNPDRDGIVTLDACIMDDKYNCGSVAALERIKHPISVARAVMEKTPHVMLVGEGAQQFAVAQGFPLEPLELSADAAAAYKEWLKKSEYKPVVNIENSGNQKKVGPVGGPQNHDTIAMLAMDAQGNLSGSCTTSGMGFKMRGRVGDSPIIGAGLYVDNEVGAAAATGQGEDVIRMVGSHTVVELMRQGLSPKAACKAAVERILRIKGDKAARDIQVGFIAVSSKGEVGAFALQKGFSYAVCDAKDQKQLINCEYLLK; this is encoded by the coding sequence ATGTCCAATCGTAGAAAATTCATCAAATCGTCGGCGGCCGGCCTGGCTTTGCTGGCAACCAAACCCGTGGCCGCGGCGGCCCTACCCCCTGCTGGCAAGGTAAAGAACAAACCCCTGGCCATTGCCACCTGGAACGACGGCGTGCCCGCCAACCAGGCTGCCTGGCAGGTGCTCAGCAAAGGCGGCCGCGCCCTAGATGCCGTAGAGGCCGGCGTGCGCGTGACCGAGGACTCGCAGAATTGCTGCGTAGGCCTGGGCGGCAACCCCGACCGCGACGGCATCGTGACGCTCGACGCCTGCATCATGGACGACAAGTACAACTGCGGTAGCGTGGCGGCCTTGGAGCGCATCAAGCACCCCATCAGCGTGGCGCGGGCCGTAATGGAGAAAACGCCCCACGTGATGCTGGTAGGCGAGGGCGCCCAGCAGTTTGCCGTGGCCCAAGGCTTCCCGCTGGAGCCCCTAGAACTCAGCGCCGATGCAGCCGCAGCGTATAAAGAGTGGCTGAAAAAGAGCGAGTATAAGCCCGTTGTCAACATCGAGAACAGCGGCAACCAGAAGAAGGTAGGACCCGTGGGCGGCCCCCAAAACCACGACACCATTGCCATGTTGGCTATGGATGCCCAGGGCAACCTGAGCGGCAGCTGCACCACCAGCGGCATGGGCTTCAAGATGCGCGGCCGCGTGGGCGACTCGCCCATTATTGGGGCAGGGCTATACGTGGATAACGAGGTAGGCGCCGCCGCCGCCACCGGCCAGGGCGAAGACGTGATTCGGATGGTGGGCTCACACACGGTAGTGGAGCTGATGCGCCAGGGCCTCTCGCCGAAAGCGGCCTGTAAGGCCGCCGTGGAGCGTATCCTCCGCATCAAAGGCGATAAGGCCGCCCGCGACATTCAGGTGGGCTTTATTGCCGTGAGCAGTAAGGGCGAGGTAGGGGCGTTTGCCCTGCAAAAAGGTTTCAGCTACGCTGTGTGCGATGCCAAAGACCAGAAGCAGCTCATCAATTGCGAGTACCTGCTGAAGTGA
- a CDS encoding SMP-30/gluconolactonase/LRE family protein, producing MRFLFLLLSCLPLLPVSATAQSSPNLTKGRIVRQDPSLDQLLGSDAKIEIVGSGFVHIEGPLWVADSSMLLFSDTKSRTIYRWSEQKGLSKFLENSGYTGRMPYGEEPGSNGLALDGKGNLLLCQHGDRRIAMLPLSQKSGLLTLTDRYDGKRYNSPNDVLAHPTNGAIYFTDPPFGLPQQEKDPLREISVSGVYRRDAKGRITQEVTDLSKPNGLAFTADGRTLYVSNADSLRPVIMQYDVRSNGKLSNGRVFFDMATLPKVRPKELPDGLKVDQAGNVYATGPGGVSILSPAGKLLGTLDPGEVAANCAWGDDGRTLYITANTFLCRIKTKAQGVVTRKKN from the coding sequence ATGCGCTTCCTCTTTCTACTACTGTCCTGCCTACCGCTGCTACCCGTATCAGCCACCGCTCAATCTTCGCCTAACCTTACCAAAGGCCGTATCGTGCGGCAAGACCCTAGCCTCGACCAACTCCTCGGCTCCGACGCGAAAATTGAAATCGTAGGCTCCGGCTTCGTGCACATCGAGGGCCCGCTGTGGGTGGCCGACAGCAGTATGCTCCTATTTTCGGATACTAAGTCGCGTACGATTTACCGCTGGTCGGAGCAGAAAGGATTATCGAAATTCTTGGAAAACAGCGGCTACACTGGCCGCATGCCCTATGGCGAGGAGCCGGGTAGCAATGGCCTGGCATTGGACGGAAAAGGCAACCTGCTGCTCTGCCAGCACGGCGACCGGCGCATCGCCATGCTACCCCTCTCCCAGAAAAGCGGCCTGCTCACCCTCACCGACCGCTACGACGGCAAGCGCTACAATAGCCCCAACGACGTGCTGGCCCACCCCACCAACGGCGCCATCTACTTCACCGACCCGCCCTTCGGCCTACCCCAACAAGAAAAAGACCCCCTCCGCGAGATTTCCGTGAGTGGCGTCTATCGGCGCGATGCCAAGGGTAGGATAACGCAGGAAGTCACGGACCTGTCGAAACCCAACGGCTTGGCTTTCACCGCCGATGGCCGCACGCTCTACGTCTCTAACGCCGACTCGCTTCGCCCCGTGATCATGCAGTACGACGTGCGCAGTAACGGCAAGCTCAGCAACGGCCGCGTGTTTTTCGACATGGCTACCCTACCCAAAGTGCGCCCCAAGGAACTACCCGATGGCCTGAAGGTAGACCAAGCCGGCAACGTATATGCCACCGGCCCCGGCGGCGTCTCCATCCTCTCGCCGGCAGGCAAGCTGCTCGGCACCCTCGACCCCGGCGAGGTGGCCGCCAACTGCGCCTGGGGCGACGACGGCCGCACGCTCTACATCACCGCCAACACGTTCCTATGCCGCATCAAAACCAAAGCGCAGGGTGTGGTGACACGGAAGAAAAACTAA
- a CDS encoding T9SS type A sorting domain-containing protein gives MNRFLLFLFVIAGPLVATAQNNVPFGLVSRPDLVKIVHGTETLPNAWVGGLNSPQFSAIDLNGDQQPDLYLFDRVTNRSLTFLNVAAPGGGRRYQYAPEYEALFPSTLVNWVLLRDYDCDGRPDLFTSRSGNIAVYRNVAGSGGRPDFQLVSEQLSFFNTPTLQGNILPGGYNMPALQDVDGDGRLDIVTFDFVNSAVVQYYRNSSPEPCGGLQFRLEAPQWGGFASCAVSCTSFTFNNTYCRPAGTAHTGGHNITLLDLDGDGDQDALVGRDYCAELVSLRNDGTKSEALMSSASLSSSFPSGTTPVRVANFPTAYHLDVNFDGRPDLVVTPSVFDNQDTINTTQSVAFYENTSTGAVPNFAYRQNDFLQRGMIDTGEGAAPTFADIDGDGLLDMLVGSTNRNGAKGFFRASLTYYRNVGTATQPTFQLMTKDYLNLSMQRYAGIRPLLTDLNQDGRPDLALMVIPMNPNGTPAPTSQLRVLLNTAPAGQPAAFNNATAQVIQNLPNYIDDAPCFTDVDGDGRLDLLIGTNINDQAATSLRYYRNTGAANLSQAFALVNADFGQLRSPREAPLTNRPYNVHPAVADFDNDGQPDLLVTDSDGRIRLFSNYRAQQGAFTPLSETFYNELLGRYQQAWLGQGTRSRLAPAVADLNGDQRPELFIGLESGGIVAYAMRGTVVTDAPTAPTLLTAVQLYPNPARGTATLESPDPVRVSMFDVTGRLLYRSASAARTHQLDLHDRAAGVYVVQAETLASQRTTRRLVVQ, from the coding sequence ATGAACCGTTTTTTACTTTTCTTATTCGTAATAGCGGGTCCATTGGTGGCCACGGCCCAAAACAATGTGCCGTTTGGCCTGGTCAGTCGGCCCGACCTCGTAAAAATAGTGCACGGCACCGAAACCCTACCCAACGCCTGGGTAGGCGGCCTGAACTCGCCCCAGTTTTCGGCCATCGACCTGAACGGCGACCAGCAGCCTGACCTTTACCTGTTCGACCGCGTCACGAACCGCTCGCTCACGTTTCTGAACGTGGCGGCCCCGGGTGGGGGACGCCGCTACCAATACGCCCCCGAATATGAGGCGCTGTTTCCCAGCACCCTCGTGAACTGGGTGCTGCTGCGCGACTACGACTGCGACGGCCGCCCAGACCTGTTCACCTCCCGGAGTGGTAACATTGCCGTGTATCGCAACGTGGCAGGCAGCGGTGGCCGCCCCGACTTTCAGCTGGTAAGTGAGCAGCTGAGCTTTTTCAACACCCCTACGCTTCAGGGCAACATCCTGCCCGGCGGCTACAACATGCCCGCCTTGCAGGACGTGGACGGCGACGGCCGCTTGGACATCGTCACCTTTGACTTCGTGAACAGCGCGGTGGTGCAGTACTACCGCAACAGCAGCCCCGAGCCCTGCGGGGGGCTGCAATTCCGACTGGAAGCACCGCAATGGGGCGGCTTTGCCTCGTGTGCGGTTTCCTGCACCTCGTTCACCTTCAACAACACCTACTGCCGCCCGGCAGGTACGGCCCACACGGGCGGCCACAACATTACCCTGCTCGACCTCGACGGCGACGGCGACCAGGATGCTCTGGTGGGGCGCGATTACTGCGCTGAGCTGGTGAGCCTGCGCAACGACGGCACCAAATCGGAAGCCCTGATGAGCAGTGCCAGCCTCAGCTCCAGCTTCCCCAGCGGCACCACACCCGTGCGCGTCGCCAACTTCCCTACCGCCTACCACCTCGATGTGAACTTCGATGGCCGCCCCGACTTGGTGGTGACGCCCAGCGTGTTCGATAATCAGGACACCATCAACACCACGCAATCGGTGGCGTTTTATGAGAACACCAGCACCGGCGCGGTGCCTAACTTTGCCTACCGCCAAAACGACTTTTTGCAGCGCGGCATGATTGACACCGGCGAAGGTGCCGCCCCTACCTTTGCCGATATCGACGGCGACGGGCTGCTGGATATGCTGGTGGGCAGCACCAACCGCAACGGCGCCAAGGGCTTTTTCCGGGCTTCGCTGACGTATTACCGCAACGTGGGCACGGCCACGCAGCCCACGTTTCAGCTGATGACCAAGGACTACCTGAACTTGTCTATGCAGCGGTACGCTGGCATCCGGCCTCTGCTCACGGACCTTAACCAAGACGGCCGCCCCGACTTGGCGCTGATGGTGATTCCGATGAACCCCAACGGCACGCCCGCGCCTACCAGTCAGCTGCGGGTATTGCTGAACACCGCACCGGCCGGGCAGCCAGCCGCGTTCAACAACGCCACGGCCCAGGTTATTCAGAACCTACCCAACTACATTGATGATGCGCCGTGCTTTACGGATGTAGACGGCGACGGCCGCCTGGATCTGCTGATCGGCACCAACATCAACGACCAGGCCGCCACCAGCTTACGCTATTACCGCAACACTGGTGCAGCCAACCTGAGCCAAGCATTTGCGCTGGTGAATGCCGATTTTGGGCAGCTGCGTAGTCCGCGAGAAGCCCCGCTCACCAACCGTCCCTACAACGTGCACCCCGCCGTGGCCGACTTCGACAACGACGGCCAGCCCGATTTGCTGGTAACCGACAGCGACGGCCGCATCCGGCTGTTTTCCAACTACCGGGCGCAGCAAGGCGCCTTCACGCCGCTTTCCGAAACGTTCTACAACGAGTTACTGGGCCGCTATCAGCAAGCGTGGCTAGGGCAGGGTACCCGCAGCCGCCTGGCGCCCGCCGTGGCGGACCTCAACGGCGACCAGCGCCCCGAGCTGTTCATCGGCCTCGAAAGTGGCGGCATAGTGGCCTACGCCATGCGCGGCACGGTAGTCACGGACGCCCCCACGGCCCCTACCCTGCTCACGGCCGTGCAGCTCTACCCCAATCCGGCTCGTGGCACGGCTACCCTAGAATCCCCCGACCCTGTGCGCGTGTCAATGTTCGACGTGACGGGCCGCCTGCTCTACCGCTCTGCCAGCGCTGCTCGCACCCACCAGCTCGACCTGCACGACCGCGCCGCGGGCGTGTACGTGGTGCAGGCCGAAACCCTGGCTAGCCAGCGCACCACCCGGCGGCTGGTGGTACAGTAG
- a CDS encoding energy transducer TonB, with product MRTASTILLPLLLLGAPLSGWAQATQPMTVSQKNPASREEFSVLTSDTQTKHGAYRQYGGRKGTVLLAEGFYMAGQKDSLWTEYFDLSSQPKAKGSYRRDQKVGEWEYYAPDGTLATRYDHTTNQLLFRSPSKWPNKLVIRPLSKDVVITEPPIALVGNDALARSVGMSVRYPVMALRNRVGGEVRVAFTIDSNGNTSNHRVVRGIGSGCDEEALRAVKSLHAEWIPASANGQPVASECEMPVVFAVR from the coding sequence ATGCGTACAGCATCTACCATCTTACTACCCCTTTTACTTCTCGGTGCTCCGCTAAGCGGCTGGGCGCAGGCCACGCAACCGATGACCGTCAGCCAAAAGAACCCCGCGAGTCGGGAAGAATTCAGTGTGTTGACGAGTGATACGCAGACCAAGCATGGCGCCTACCGTCAGTATGGCGGCCGCAAAGGCACTGTGCTGCTCGCAGAAGGCTTCTACATGGCCGGACAGAAAGACAGCCTGTGGACGGAGTACTTTGACCTAAGCAGCCAGCCGAAAGCCAAAGGCAGCTACCGCCGCGACCAAAAGGTAGGCGAGTGGGAATACTACGCGCCCGATGGCACCCTGGCCACCCGCTACGACCATACCACCAATCAGTTACTATTTCGCTCGCCTAGCAAGTGGCCAAACAAGCTGGTCATTCGCCCCTTGTCCAAAGATGTGGTGATTACCGAACCCCCCATTGCGCTGGTCGGCAACGATGCTTTGGCGCGGTCGGTGGGCATGAGCGTGCGCTACCCAGTGATGGCGTTGCGCAATAGGGTAGGCGGCGAGGTGCGCGTTGCCTTCACCATCGACAGCAACGGCAACACCTCGAATCACCGCGTCGTGCGCGGCATCGGCTCCGGCTGCGACGAGGAAGCCCTGCGCGCGGTAAAGAGCCTGCATGCCGAATGGATTCCGGCCTCCGCTAATGGGCAGCCCGTGGCATCGGAATGCGAGATGCCGGTTGTGTTTGCGGTTAGGTAG
- a CDS encoding copper homeostasis protein CutC: MSYTLEICANSVQSAQAAQAGGASRIELCQNLEQGGITPSYGLVRRVRALLSIQVFVLIRPRPGNFVYDDEEFALMQTDVLACRELGCDGVVLGMLDEDGRVDVARCRTLIELARPMQVTFHRAFDVCQDQAQALEEIIELGCARILTSGGATSAEAGQQQLAALVAQAAGRISIQPGAGIHADNLLPLAAATGATEFHTSAKKLIPLPPQPNEFDTTHWQTDAGLVRELVGLLEAKN, translated from the coding sequence GTGAGCTATACCCTGGAAATTTGCGCTAACTCGGTGCAGTCGGCCCAAGCGGCGCAGGCAGGCGGGGCCAGCCGCATCGAGCTGTGTCAGAACCTGGAGCAGGGCGGCATCACGCCTTCCTACGGCCTCGTTCGGCGCGTACGGGCGCTGCTCAGCATTCAGGTATTCGTCTTGATTCGGCCCCGCCCGGGCAACTTCGTGTACGACGACGAGGAATTCGCCCTCATGCAAACCGACGTGCTGGCCTGCCGCGAGCTGGGCTGCGACGGGGTAGTGTTGGGCATGCTAGACGAGGACGGTCGTGTAGACGTAGCCCGCTGTCGCACGCTGATAGAGCTGGCACGCCCCATGCAGGTCACCTTCCATCGTGCCTTCGACGTGTGCCAAGACCAGGCGCAGGCCTTGGAGGAGATTATCGAGCTAGGCTGTGCGCGTATCCTGACCTCGGGAGGCGCCACTTCTGCCGAGGCCGGCCAGCAGCAATTGGCGGCGTTGGTGGCACAAGCAGCCGGCCGCATCAGCATACAGCCAGGCGCCGGCATCCACGCCGATAATCTCCTGCCTCTAGCGGCAGCTACGGGCGCCACGGAGTTTCACACCAGCGCCAAAAAACTGATTCCCCTACCCCCACAGCCGAACGAGTTTGACACGACGCACTGGCAGACAGATGCCGGACTGGTGCGGGAGTTGGTGGGGTTATTAGAGGCTAAAAATTAG